In the Longimicrobium sp. genome, one interval contains:
- a CDS encoding MFS transporter, with product MSKPIAAGRDEAAAGNGERTSSVRWALAGLSLSMLLSSLGTSIANVGLPTLAQAFTASFQEVQWVVLAYLLAVTTLIVGAGRLGDLAGRRRLLLAGIFLFTLASVLSGAAPTLRLLVAARAAQGLGAAVMMALTMALVGETVPKDRTGSAMGLLGTMSAIGTALGPFGGVLIAGLGWRAIFLVEAPLGILALLLAHRWLRVDRRGPKTDRTGFDYLGTLLLALTLAAYALAMTLGRGRFGALNLALLSGAALGVGLFVLAEARAASPLIRLGMFRDPALGASLATSALVSTVMMATLVVGPFYLSRALGLDAALVGLVLSAGPLVAALTGVPAGRIVDRWGAQPMTFVGLTGIAAGSLLLSTLPATLGVSGYLAPIIVVTAGYALFQTANNTAVMAEVRREQRGVVSGMLNLSRNLGLVTGASVMGAVFALASAATDVTTARPEAVAAGMRITFAVAAILIVAALAIAAGSRALAARPSLAADAS from the coding sequence ATGTCGAAGCCGATCGCCGCCGGAAGAGACGAGGCGGCAGCTGGGAACGGGGAACGGACGTCCTCGGTGCGGTGGGCGCTGGCCGGCCTTTCGCTCTCCATGCTGCTGTCCTCGCTCGGCACCAGCATCGCCAACGTCGGCCTGCCGACCCTGGCCCAGGCGTTCACCGCCTCGTTCCAGGAAGTCCAGTGGGTCGTCCTCGCCTATCTCCTCGCCGTCACCACCCTGATCGTCGGCGCCGGGCGCCTCGGCGACCTCGCCGGCCGCCGGCGGCTGCTGCTGGCCGGCATCTTCCTGTTCACGCTGGCCTCGGTCCTGTCCGGCGCCGCACCCACGCTCCGGCTGCTGGTCGCCGCCCGCGCGGCGCAGGGGCTGGGCGCGGCCGTCATGATGGCCCTCACGATGGCGCTGGTCGGCGAGACGGTCCCGAAGGACAGGACCGGGAGCGCCATGGGGCTCCTCGGAACGATGTCCGCGATCGGCACCGCGCTCGGTCCTTTCGGCGGCGTGCTGATCGCCGGGCTCGGCTGGCGGGCCATCTTCCTCGTCGAGGCACCGCTGGGGATCCTGGCCCTGCTCCTCGCGCACCGCTGGCTGCGCGTCGACCGCCGGGGCCCCAAGACCGATCGGACCGGCTTCGACTACCTGGGCACGCTGCTGCTCGCGCTGACGCTCGCGGCTTATGCGCTCGCCATGACGCTGGGGCGCGGCCGTTTCGGCGCGCTCAACCTGGCCCTGCTGTCGGGTGCTGCATTGGGAGTCGGCCTCTTCGTGCTCGCCGAGGCGAGAGCGGCATCGCCGTTGATCCGGTTGGGGATGTTCCGCGATCCGGCGCTGGGCGCGAGCCTCGCGACGAGCGCGCTCGTCTCGACGGTGATGATGGCGACGCTCGTGGTGGGGCCGTTCTATCTCTCGCGAGCGCTCGGACTCGACGCGGCCCTGGTTGGACTCGTCCTGTCCGCCGGTCCGCTCGTCGCCGCGCTGACCGGCGTGCCGGCCGGCCGCATCGTGGACCGTTGGGGCGCGCAACCGATGACCTTCGTCGGGCTCACCGGGATCGCGGCCGGCTCCCTCCTTCTCTCCACGCTGCCGGCGACGCTCGGCGTCTCCGGCTACCTCGCCCCGATCATCGTCGTCACGGCCGGCTACGCGCTGTTCCAGACCGCCAACAACACCGCCGTCATGGCGGAGGTCCGCCGGGAGCAGCGGGGCGTCGTCTCCGGCATGCTCAACCTGTCGCGCAACCTGGGGCTCGTCACCGGCGCATCCGTGATGGGCGCGGTGTTCGCGCTCGCGTCGGCGGCGACCGACGTCACGACGGCGCGTCCCGAAGCCGTTGCCGCCGGCATGAGGATCACGTTCGCCGTCGCGGCGATCCTGATCGTCGCCGCGCTCGCCATCGCGGCAGGAAGCCGTGCTCTCGCAGCGCGCCCTTCGCTCGCCGCAGACGCGTCGTGA
- a CDS encoding GntR family transcriptional regulator encodes MPVTMKRGARSAHVYGRLRERIVRGTLAPGARVVEMDVAEEMGVGRTPVREALQLLLKEGLLVATEGGRRLLTVAPLRADDVAELFPLLADLEAAALRGLDRLSAAEHASLAAAVRDANRAFREVVSRVPVDLDAAFATHKAFHASLTDPLAGPRLAWLLGLVRPQVDRYEWIYGALLEGNLEVAADEHETIVRAVEARDAETAAAALRENWTNASARLQGAIQRTGGRRA; translated from the coding sequence ATGCCGGTCACGATGAAGCGCGGCGCGCGGTCCGCCCACGTCTACGGCCGCCTGCGGGAACGGATCGTCCGCGGGACGCTGGCCCCCGGCGCGCGCGTGGTGGAGATGGACGTGGCGGAGGAGATGGGCGTCGGCCGCACCCCCGTGCGCGAGGCGCTGCAGCTCCTGCTGAAGGAGGGCCTCCTGGTGGCGACCGAAGGCGGGCGGCGGCTGCTCACCGTGGCGCCGCTGCGCGCGGACGACGTCGCCGAGCTGTTCCCCCTGCTCGCCGACCTGGAGGCGGCGGCGCTGCGCGGCCTGGACCGCCTCTCCGCCGCGGAGCACGCCTCGCTCGCGGCGGCGGTGCGGGACGCCAACCGCGCCTTCCGCGAGGTGGTGAGCCGGGTGCCGGTGGACCTCGACGCCGCGTTCGCCACCCACAAGGCGTTCCACGCCAGCCTCACCGACCCGCTCGCCGGGCCGCGGCTGGCGTGGCTGCTGGGACTCGTGCGGCCGCAGGTGGACCGCTACGAGTGGATCTACGGCGCGCTGCTCGAGGGCAACCTCGAAGTGGCCGCCGACGAGCACGAGACCATCGTCCGCGCCGTGGAGGCGCGCGACGCGGAAACCGCGGCCGCGGCGCTCCGGGAGAACTGGACCAACGCCAGCGCCCGGCTGCAGGGGGCCATCCAGCGCACCGGCGGGCGGCGGGCCTGA
- a CDS encoding LysR family transcriptional regulator: MSKPDLNLLITLDALLAEGSVARAARRLRLSPSAMSRALARLRETTGDPLLVRAGRGLVPTPRALKLRERVGQLVQDAEAVLRPAAEPDLAQLARTFTLRTSEGFVENFGPGLIARVGEEAPGVRLRFVQKVDRDSAALRDGTVDLETGVIGKTTGPEVRAQTLFRDRLVGVVRMGHPLGQGEITPSRYASGRHIGVSRRGLDRGPIDEALKPFGLEREIVTIVGGFATALALARATDLIASVPERHTGSLRAGMHSFPLPVTTPKLTVSMLWHPRLHADPAHRWLRGCVRAVCAEQPTDSA, translated from the coding sequence ATGTCGAAACCCGACCTCAACCTGTTGATCACGCTCGACGCGCTGCTCGCGGAAGGCAGCGTCGCGCGGGCGGCCCGGCGACTGCGGCTCAGCCCGTCGGCGATGAGCCGGGCGCTGGCGCGATTGCGTGAGACGACGGGCGATCCGCTGCTGGTCAGGGCCGGACGCGGTCTGGTTCCCACCCCCCGGGCGCTCAAGCTCCGCGAGCGGGTCGGTCAGCTCGTGCAGGACGCCGAAGCGGTCCTGCGCCCCGCGGCGGAGCCCGACCTCGCGCAGCTCGCGCGGACCTTCACGCTGCGGACGAGCGAGGGCTTCGTGGAGAACTTCGGACCGGGCCTCATCGCCCGCGTCGGCGAAGAGGCTCCCGGCGTGCGGCTGCGCTTCGTGCAGAAAGTGGACAGAGACAGCGCCGCGCTCCGCGACGGGACCGTCGATCTGGAAACGGGCGTCATCGGGAAGACGACCGGGCCGGAGGTGCGTGCGCAGACCCTGTTCCGGGACCGTCTGGTAGGCGTCGTGCGAATGGGGCACCCGCTCGGCCAGGGCGAGATCACGCCCTCTCGTTACGCGTCCGGAAGGCACATCGGCGTCTCGCGGCGGGGTCTCGACAGGGGGCCGATCGACGAAGCCCTGAAGCCGTTCGGGCTGGAACGGGAGATCGTCACGATCGTCGGCGGCTTTGCGACCGCGCTGGCGCTGGCCCGGGCCACCGACCTGATCGCCAGCGTTCCCGAGCGGCACACCGGCAGCCTGCGCGCCGGCATGCACAGCTTTCCCCTCCCGGTCACGACGCCGAAGCTCACGGTCTCGATGCTCTGGCACCCGCGGCTGCACGCCGATCCGGCGCATCGCTGGCTACGCGGATGTGTCCGGGCCGTCTGCGCGGAGCAACCCACCGATTCAGCGTAG
- a CDS encoding amino acid permease: MSLLARKSIAELQGEAGRGTLKRTLGPVNLTTLGIGSVIGTGIFVLTGAAASQHAGPALVISMVIAAVACAFAGLCYAELASMIPVAGSAYTYAYATAGEIFAWIIGWDLILEYALSTATVAVGWSGYFVSFANDLGIHIPPRLTASPEVALRMADGAVVNGVFNLPAAVIVLLVAGLLMIGIKESANTNTLLVLIKVGVLIVFVTAGFSYINRDNLTPFIPPNTGEFGSFGWSGVLRGAAIMFFAYVGFDAVSTAAQEARNPQRDLPIGILGSLAICTVIYIAVATVVIGIVPYRELNVPDPLAVGIDATGLTWLSPVVKVSALFGLFSTMLVTLLGQTRIFYSMSRDRLLPDAFSRVHPRWRTPHVSTAIVGVIVSVAAGLLPISVLSQLVSMGTLLAFVLVCAGVIILRRARPELPRPFRTPGMPWVPIVGAAVCLLQMVVLPAATWIRLVVWLAIGMAIYFLYSSRRTRGIRRMPAHAELPEEAPVA; the protein is encoded by the coding sequence ATGAGTCTGCTGGCGAGGAAGAGCATCGCCGAGCTGCAGGGCGAGGCGGGGCGGGGGACGCTCAAGCGCACGCTGGGGCCCGTCAACCTCACCACGCTGGGGATCGGCTCGGTGATCGGGACGGGGATCTTCGTGCTGACCGGGGCGGCGGCCAGCCAGCACGCCGGGCCGGCGCTGGTGATCTCGATGGTGATCGCGGCCGTGGCGTGCGCCTTCGCGGGGCTCTGCTACGCGGAGCTGGCCTCGATGATCCCCGTGGCCGGGAGCGCCTACACCTACGCCTACGCCACCGCCGGCGAGATCTTCGCCTGGATCATCGGGTGGGACCTGATCCTGGAGTACGCGCTCTCCACGGCCACCGTGGCCGTCGGCTGGTCGGGGTACTTCGTCAGCTTCGCGAACGACCTGGGGATCCACATCCCCCCGCGGCTCACCGCCTCGCCCGAGGTGGCGCTCCGCATGGCGGACGGCGCGGTGGTGAACGGCGTGTTCAACCTCCCGGCGGCCGTCATCGTGCTCCTGGTGGCCGGGCTGCTGATGATCGGGATCAAGGAGTCGGCGAACACGAACACGCTGCTGGTCCTCATCAAGGTGGGGGTGCTGATCGTGTTCGTCACCGCCGGCTTCAGCTACATCAACCGCGACAACCTGACGCCGTTCATCCCGCCCAACACCGGGGAGTTCGGCTCGTTCGGGTGGAGCGGGGTGCTGCGCGGCGCGGCGATCATGTTCTTCGCCTACGTGGGCTTCGACGCGGTGTCGACCGCCGCGCAGGAGGCCAGGAACCCGCAGCGCGACCTGCCGATCGGCATCCTGGGCTCGCTGGCGATCTGCACGGTCATCTACATCGCGGTGGCGACGGTGGTGATCGGGATCGTGCCCTACCGCGAGCTGAACGTGCCCGACCCGCTGGCGGTGGGGATCGACGCCACGGGGCTCACCTGGCTGAGCCCGGTCGTCAAGGTGAGCGCCCTCTTCGGCCTCTTCTCCACCATGCTGGTGACGCTGCTGGGCCAGACGCGGATCTTCTACTCGATGAGCCGCGACCGGCTCCTCCCCGACGCGTTCAGCCGGGTGCACCCGCGCTGGCGCACGCCGCACGTGAGCACGGCCATCGTGGGCGTGATCGTGTCCGTCGCCGCGGGGCTGCTGCCGATCAGCGTGCTGAGCCAGCTGGTGAGCATGGGGACGCTGCTGGCGTTCGTGCTGGTGTGCGCGGGGGTGATCATCCTGCGCCGGGCGCGCCCCGAGCTGCCGCGCCCCTTCCGCACGCCGGGGATGCCGTGGGTGCCGATCGTGGGCGCGGCCGTGTGCCTGCTGCAGATGGTGGTGCTGCCCGCGGCCACGTGGATCCGCCTGGTGGTGTGGCTGGCGATCGGGATGGCGATCTACTTCCTCTACAGCTCGCGCCGCACCCGCGGCATCCGGCGCATGCCCGCGCACGCGGAGCTGCCGGAGGAGGCGCCGGTGGCGTAG
- a CDS encoding response regulator transcription factor codes for MSRILVVEDNANLAYGLSTSLELEGHEVAVAPDGAAGLRAVREHRPDLVILDLMLPEMDGYRVLKTVREEGFGVPVLILTARGAEADKVLGFRLGADDYVTKPFGLLELLARVEALLRRAGRAPADAAPEPGVIAFGSIEVSPASRSVRRGGEEVPLTPKEFDLLLALIRRRGGVAGRLELLAEVWGHRAAVMTRTVDMHVAQLRRKLEDDPAEPRHIVTVWKAGYRLAM; via the coding sequence ATGAGCCGCATCCTGGTGGTGGAGGACAACGCGAACCTGGCCTACGGGCTCTCGACCAGCCTGGAGCTGGAGGGACACGAGGTGGCGGTGGCCCCGGACGGGGCGGCCGGGCTGCGCGCCGTGCGCGAGCACCGGCCCGACCTGGTGATCCTGGACCTGATGCTCCCGGAGATGGACGGCTACCGCGTGCTGAAGACCGTGCGCGAGGAGGGCTTCGGCGTCCCCGTGCTGATCCTGACGGCGCGCGGCGCGGAGGCCGACAAGGTGCTGGGCTTCCGCCTGGGCGCCGACGACTACGTCACCAAGCCGTTCGGGCTGCTGGAGCTGCTGGCGCGGGTGGAGGCGCTCCTGCGCCGGGCCGGGCGCGCCCCGGCGGACGCGGCGCCCGAGCCGGGGGTGATCGCCTTCGGGTCGATCGAGGTGAGCCCCGCCTCGCGCTCGGTGCGGCGCGGCGGCGAAGAGGTGCCGCTCACGCCCAAGGAGTTCGACCTGCTGCTGGCGCTCATCCGCCGCCGCGGCGGGGTGGCGGGGCGCCTGGAGCTGCTGGCCGAGGTCTGGGGCCACCGCGCCGCCGTGATGACGCGCACCGTCGACATGCACGTGGCCCAGCTCCGCCGCAAGCTGGAGGACGATCCCGCCGAGCCGCGCCACATCGTGACCGTGTGGAAGGCGGGGTATCGCCTGGCGATGTAG
- a CDS encoding SMI1/KNR4 family protein, whose amino-acid sequence MDEVWRRIEAWLAAHAPAIAAGLNPPASAGEIDETERFLGVRLPDDVRASYLRHDGQSQDSPWMMNGWEWLSLTRIRDEWKVWKDVLDSGAFAAIESDADGVSVRRDWWNPAWIPVTYSGCGDHHCLDLAPGPRGISGQVIEMWHDEGARPVVADGFGAWLSQFADDLEAGELVFSDDLGGLYRVDDV is encoded by the coding sequence ATGGACGAGGTATGGCGCCGGATCGAGGCATGGCTCGCCGCGCACGCTCCCGCCATCGCCGCCGGCCTCAACCCGCCCGCGTCGGCCGGCGAGATCGACGAGACGGAGCGGTTCCTCGGCGTGCGCCTCCCGGACGACGTCCGCGCTTCCTACCTCCGCCACGACGGCCAGTCGCAGGACTCGCCGTGGATGATGAACGGGTGGGAGTGGCTTTCGCTGACGCGGATCCGGGACGAGTGGAAGGTCTGGAAGGACGTGCTGGACAGCGGTGCTTTCGCGGCAATCGAGAGCGACGCCGACGGGGTTTCCGTGCGCCGCGACTGGTGGAACCCGGCCTGGATCCCGGTGACCTACTCCGGGTGCGGCGACCATCACTGCCTGGACCTGGCTCCCGGCCCGCGCGGCATCTCCGGCCAGGTCATCGAGATGTGGCACGACGAGGGAGCGCGCCCGGTCGTCGCGGATGGCTTCGGGGCGTGGCTCTCGCAATTCGCCGACGACCTGGAGGCAGGCGAGCTCGTGTTCTCCGACGACCTCGGTGGCCTGTACCGCGTCGACGATGTGTGA
- a CDS encoding S41 family peptidase, which produces MPSTIHPAPGRRPRLLRRLLLAALVACALPAAARAQAPQVPDSPAGRRLNALLALVARDDTVSLRTFVDENMDAQYRAMPFDAHVRALTGMRQQLRGARIVALDAPRPTELRATLDNGGRRFVIDLTTEPAAPNRISGVGVTPESELLPAPERLTADQIREVVDSVAAQVERNYVSPDTGRLIADRLRTRLASGAYASLTRPVELAEALTADLRAQNGDRHLSVQVRTGGGGGGGGGPRGAADSQRRSNYGFSRVERLDGNVGYIKLTGISGAPEAREVALNALRFIANTDAVILDLRGVPGGSAEMANFLISHFTAPNLPSLRVYWRQDDRTEVRNTLAEVPGPRRTDIPLYVLIDRGAGSAAEDIPFVLQNLGRATLVGQRTAGAGRNNGFFPAAHGMSVSVSISRVTDPRTGREWEGTGVKPDLEAPSAQALAAAHADALRKLAAAAPDERRRSELTLTAEYVAAQAKPAAVPAERLATYAGRYENGRVVTVEEGRLYYQPAADAPRLELVPLPDGRFATGPTVRVAFAPGEGGRPTLQLVSPGQPPRVFAKLP; this is translated from the coding sequence ATGCCGTCCACGATCCACCCCGCGCCGGGCCGCCGGCCCCGCCTCCTCCGCCGGCTCCTCCTCGCCGCGCTCGTCGCCTGCGCGCTCCCGGCCGCCGCCCGGGCGCAGGCGCCGCAGGTCCCCGACTCGCCCGCCGGGCGCCGTCTCAACGCGCTGCTGGCCCTGGTCGCGCGCGACGACACCGTGTCGCTCCGGACCTTCGTGGACGAGAACATGGACGCGCAGTACCGCGCGATGCCGTTCGACGCGCACGTGAGGGCGCTCACCGGCATGCGCCAGCAGCTCCGCGGGGCGCGCATCGTCGCGCTCGACGCCCCCCGGCCGACCGAGCTGCGCGCCACGCTGGACAACGGCGGCCGCCGCTTCGTGATCGACCTCACCACGGAGCCGGCCGCGCCGAACCGGATCTCGGGGGTGGGGGTGACGCCGGAGTCGGAGCTCCTCCCGGCGCCGGAGCGGCTCACCGCCGACCAGATCCGCGAGGTGGTGGACAGCGTGGCGGCGCAGGTGGAGCGCAACTACGTCTCGCCCGACACCGGCCGGCTGATCGCCGACCGCCTCCGCACCCGCCTGGCCTCCGGTGCGTACGCGTCGCTCACCCGCCCGGTGGAGCTGGCCGAGGCGCTCACCGCCGACCTGCGCGCCCAGAACGGCGACCGGCACCTGTCCGTGCAGGTGCGCACCGGCGGAGGCGGAGGCGGGGGCGGCGGGCCCCGGGGGGCGGCGGACTCGCAGCGGCGCAGCAACTACGGCTTCAGCCGGGTGGAGCGGCTGGACGGCAACGTGGGCTACATCAAGCTGACGGGCATCTCGGGCGCGCCGGAGGCCCGCGAGGTGGCGCTGAACGCGCTGCGCTTCATCGCCAACACCGACGCCGTGATCCTGGACCTGCGCGGCGTCCCGGGCGGCAGCGCCGAGATGGCCAACTTCCTGATCAGCCACTTCACCGCCCCGAACCTGCCCTCGCTGCGCGTCTACTGGCGCCAGGACGACCGCACCGAGGTGCGCAACACGCTGGCGGAGGTGCCCGGGCCGCGCCGCACCGACATCCCGCTGTACGTGCTGATCGACCGCGGCGCGGGCTCGGCGGCCGAGGACATCCCCTTCGTGCTCCAGAACCTGGGCCGCGCCACCCTGGTGGGCCAGCGCACGGCCGGGGCGGGGCGCAACAACGGCTTCTTCCCCGCGGCGCACGGCATGAGCGTGTCGGTGTCGATCTCGCGCGTCACCGACCCGCGCACCGGGCGCGAGTGGGAGGGGACCGGCGTCAAGCCCGACCTGGAGGCGCCCTCGGCGCAGGCCCTGGCGGCCGCGCACGCCGACGCGCTGCGCAAGCTGGCCGCCGCCGCGCCCGACGAGCGGCGCCGCTCGGAGCTGACCCTCACCGCCGAGTACGTCGCCGCGCAGGCGAAGCCGGCCGCGGTGCCGGCCGAGCGCCTGGCCACGTACGCCGGGCGATACGAGAACGGGCGCGTCGTCACCGTCGAGGAGGGCCGCCTCTACTACCAGCCCGCGGCCGACGCCCCGCGGCTGGAGCTGGTGCCGCTCCCCGACGGGCGCTTCGCCACGGGCCCGACGGTGCGCGTCGCCTTCGCGCCCGGCGAAGGGGGCCGTCCCACCCTCCAGCTGGTCTCCCCCGGCCAGCCGCCGCGGGTGTTCGCGAAGCTGCCCTAG
- a CDS encoding RES family NAD+ phosphorylase gives MPRRTLPLPPDDLRGRELPVEVVPAGESLHRIHRGEHGAIWFGPAPGRPPEFRFDAPRGEYRVCYLGATPEASFVETFLRWPARRFIAMEELAARSLATVAVLRDLRLVSLHGPALVRMGATAEAASGDYALSRAWALALWEHPSAPDGIAYRCRHDDSVFAIALYDRAAAAIEPRSSTPLDRQLTLLGRLARRYGFGMSP, from the coding sequence GTGCCCCGGCGCACCCTTCCTCTCCCTCCGGACGACCTTCGCGGCCGCGAGCTGCCGGTCGAGGTCGTTCCCGCGGGCGAGTCCCTCCATCGCATCCACCGCGGCGAGCACGGCGCGATCTGGTTCGGCCCCGCTCCCGGGAGGCCGCCGGAGTTCCGTTTCGACGCGCCCCGGGGCGAGTACCGGGTCTGCTACCTGGGCGCGACGCCCGAGGCCAGCTTCGTGGAGACCTTCCTGCGCTGGCCGGCCCGGCGGTTCATCGCGATGGAGGAGCTCGCGGCACGGTCGCTGGCCACCGTCGCGGTCCTGCGGGATCTCCGTCTCGTTTCCCTGCACGGCCCCGCACTGGTGCGGATGGGAGCGACGGCCGAGGCCGCGTCGGGAGACTACGCGCTCTCGCGCGCGTGGGCGCTGGCGCTGTGGGAGCACCCTTCCGCCCCCGACGGCATCGCGTACCGGTGCCGCCACGACGACTCGGTGTTCGCGATCGCGCTGTACGACCGCGCGGCCGCGGCGATCGAGCCCCGATCCTCCACCCCGCTCGACCGCCAGCTCACGCTGCTGGGAAGGCTCGCCCGCAGGTACGGGTTCGGAATGAGTCCGTGA
- a CDS encoding GNAT family N-acetyltransferase: MPLVLRLIRELADYEQLLHEVVATEERLRETLFGPRAYAEVAIAEQGGAPAGFALFFHNYSTFLAQPGIYLEDLYVTPEARGRGVGRRLLAHLARLAKERGCGRVEWWVLDWNERAIRFYRSLGARAMDEWTVFRVAGDALDRLAAEDAGEAG; encoded by the coding sequence GTGCCGCTGGTCCTGCGTCTCATCCGCGAGCTGGCGGACTACGAGCAGCTGCTGCACGAGGTGGTCGCCACGGAAGAGCGGCTGCGGGAGACGCTCTTCGGGCCGCGGGCGTACGCGGAGGTGGCGATCGCGGAGCAGGGCGGGGCGCCGGCGGGGTTCGCGCTCTTCTTCCACAACTATTCGACCTTCCTGGCGCAGCCGGGGATCTACCTGGAAGACCTGTACGTGACGCCGGAGGCGCGCGGCCGCGGCGTGGGGAGGCGGCTCCTGGCGCACCTCGCGCGGCTGGCGAAGGAGCGCGGCTGCGGGCGCGTGGAGTGGTGGGTGCTGGACTGGAACGAGCGCGCCATCCGCTTCTACCGCTCGCTCGGCGCGCGGGCGATGGACGAGTGGACCGTCTTCCGCGTGGCCGGCGACGCGCTGGACCGGCTGGCGGCGGAGGACGCGGGCGAGGCGGGCTGA
- a CDS encoding HAMP domain-containing sensor histidine kinase translates to MLSLRRSPHVAPGSAFLAGLLLVMLGLSAVLAYQAADAARSEARSTDRALRGYASFATWELVRRADDALTRRLAASLERALPAGASERDSSRSPSAWVEGVRQELARCRCDRALRGTFAVERAGGHWRAEAAGASRGFEGWLRGGARGSRLAGLLAGGAPTGDTVLAEPAVVAGERHLLVYRVTRRGGTVRAEGFSVDPVRAAAPAFDEVFRTTTLLPASPRGALPNGEAVAVLVATRTGEVVYRSPGVGRGGRDPLWVDAKVGAYRSDALAPGEVVEALDGVFAGLTTHVAVRPKVAATLAAEKGPRSRLPLLLTVFGLTLALVCVAIVQLRRQQELVRLRDDFVSGVSHELRTPLAQIRLFADLLDSERLATPEQRRRSIRIINEEARRLTYLVENILFFSRAQRGAGRVSPDPVEVEPLVREIVDSFAPLARARGAEFALSLDAGVVARVDPDALRQVLLNLLDNAVKYGPPGQRVDVGARLAGFSLRVWVDDQGPGVPREEREKVWEPYRRLERDAASAAGGSGIGLAVVRDLVELHGGRVGVADAPGGGARFWIELPRAMHAGPPGESEEAAGTPAVAAAGGD, encoded by the coding sequence ATGCTCTCGCTCCGCCGCTCCCCGCACGTGGCCCCCGGCTCGGCGTTCCTCGCCGGGCTGCTGCTGGTGATGCTGGGGCTCTCGGCGGTGCTGGCGTACCAGGCGGCGGACGCGGCGCGCTCCGAGGCGCGCTCGACGGACCGGGCGCTGCGCGGCTACGCCTCGTTCGCCACCTGGGAGCTGGTGCGGCGCGCGGACGACGCGCTCACCCGCCGCCTGGCCGCCTCGCTGGAGCGCGCGCTCCCGGCCGGCGCGAGCGAGCGGGATTCGTCCCGCTCGCCGTCGGCGTGGGTCGAGGGCGTGCGGCAGGAGCTCGCGCGGTGCCGCTGCGATCGCGCGCTGCGCGGGACCTTCGCGGTCGAGCGGGCGGGCGGGCATTGGCGCGCGGAAGCCGCCGGGGCGAGCCGGGGGTTCGAGGGGTGGCTGCGGGGCGGCGCGCGCGGCTCGCGTCTCGCCGGCCTGCTCGCGGGCGGCGCGCCCACGGGCGACACCGTGCTGGCCGAGCCGGCCGTCGTCGCGGGCGAGCGGCACCTGCTGGTCTACCGGGTCACGCGGCGGGGCGGGACCGTGCGGGCGGAGGGGTTCTCGGTGGATCCCGTCCGCGCGGCGGCGCCGGCGTTCGACGAGGTGTTCCGGACCACGACGCTGCTGCCCGCCTCGCCCCGCGGCGCGCTCCCCAACGGCGAGGCGGTGGCGGTGCTGGTGGCCACGCGCACGGGCGAGGTGGTCTACCGCTCTCCCGGCGTGGGGCGCGGCGGGCGCGATCCCCTGTGGGTGGACGCCAAGGTCGGCGCCTACCGCTCCGACGCGCTGGCGCCCGGCGAGGTGGTGGAGGCGCTCGACGGCGTCTTCGCGGGGCTCACCACGCACGTGGCCGTGCGGCCGAAGGTCGCCGCCACGCTGGCGGCGGAGAAGGGGCCCCGCTCGCGCCTGCCGCTCCTGCTCACCGTGTTCGGGCTCACGCTGGCGCTGGTGTGCGTGGCCATCGTGCAGCTGCGCCGCCAGCAGGAGCTGGTGCGGCTGCGCGACGACTTCGTCTCCGGCGTCAGCCACGAGCTGCGCACGCCGCTGGCGCAGATCCGCCTCTTCGCCGACCTGCTCGACTCGGAGCGCCTCGCCACGCCCGAGCAGCGCCGCCGCTCCATCCGCATCATCAACGAGGAGGCGCGGCGGCTCACCTACCTGGTCGAGAACATCCTCTTCTTCTCGCGCGCGCAGCGGGGCGCCGGCCGCGTCTCGCCCGACCCGGTGGAGGTGGAGCCGCTGGTGCGCGAGATCGTGGACTCGTTCGCGCCGCTGGCCCGCGCGCGCGGGGCGGAGTTCGCGCTGTCGCTCGACGCGGGCGTGGTGGCGCGCGTGGACCCCGACGCGCTGCGGCAGGTGCTGCTGAACCTGCTGGACAACGCGGTGAAGTACGGCCCGCCGGGGCAGAGGGTGGACGTCGGCGCGCGGCTCGCCGGCTTCTCGCTGCGGGTCTGGGTGGACGACCAGGGGCCCGGCGTGCCGCGCGAGGAGCGCGAGAAGGTGTGGGAGCCGTACCGCCGCCTGGAGCGCGACGCGGCCTCGGCGGCCGGCGGGAGCGGGATCGGGCTGGCGGTGGTGCGCGACCTGGTGGAGCTGCACGGCGGCCGCGTGGGCGTGGCCGACGCGCCGGGCGGCGGCGCGCGCTTCTGGATCGAGCTTCCCCGCGCCATGCACGCCGGCCCCCCCGGCGAGTCCGAAGAGGCGGCCGGGACTCCCGCGGTGGCCGCGGCGGGCGGGGACTGA